In Candidatus Omnitrophota bacterium, the genomic window CAGGCTCTTCTTTTCCATACCGCTCGCAAAAGCGCCGGATAGCGTATGCCTGGAAAGCTTGCCGAATGTAAATAGCCCCGTCGCGGCAGAATTAGCGATAAGCTTACCGGCCATCCTGTGGAAATGCGCCGCTTCCGGCCCGAGCTCCAGCATGTCGCCGCTCACTATCCATTTAGATCCCCCGTTATAGGCGCGTATCGCGTCGAGCGCGGTCTTCATCGATGCCGGATTCGAATTGTATGAGTCGTTGATAACAAATATTCCGTTTACGTTCAAAGGATCGAGCCTCATTGATGCCGGCTTGAAATTTGAAAGGGCTCTCTTTATCGCGTCGGGGCCGACTTTAAATTGCGATGCTACGGCTATCGCCGCAAGCGCATTATGCACATTATGCATACCCAGCAGTTTAAGAAGATACTCTCTTCCGTTATTTACCCTGAATTTCAACTCAAGCCCCTTAGCCGAGATATCCGATGCCCTGAGATCATTCGATCTCCTCAGGCCATACCTGAGCACTTTAAAACGGCCGGATTTTATTCTCGCCAGCAGCGGATCGTCTCCATTTATAACAGCGATGCCGCCTTTACCCAGAGAGTCAAGGAGACGCCTCTTCTCTTTATAGACACCGTCAAGGTTCGCAAAATATTCAAGATGCGATGGGCCTATGTTGGTTATCACTGCCAGCGTGGGTCCGGCAATGCGAGAGAGCGCTTCGATCTCACCTTTATGGTTCGTGCCGAACTCGAGGACACAGATGTCATGTTCTTTCTTTAATTTTAGAAGCGTCTGCGGAACACCGATATGGTTATTCTTCGTCCCTTCATTCTTTAAGACATTGTATTTCCCGGACAGGACAGCCGCTATCATATCTTTTACGGTCGTCTTACCGTTACTTCCCGTAATACATA contains:
- a CDS encoding UDP-N-acetylmuramoyl-tripeptide--D-alanyl-D-alanine ligase, giving the protein MKVSEILKITDGKLLAGKRDTDIDLSKVSTDSRIIKRGEFFIALSGPNYCGSLFLKDAFKKGALGAIVESSDISAIDTDKILIRVKDSARALQDIALAHRAKFNIPVICITGSNGKTTVKDMIAAVLSGKYNVLKNEGTKNNHIGVPQTLLKLKKEHDICVLEFGTNHKGEIEALSRIAGPTLAVITNIGPSHLEYFANLDGVYKEKRRLLDSLGKGGIAVINGDDPLLARIKSGRFKVLRYGLRRSNDLRASDISAKGLELKFRVNNGREYLLKLLGMHNVHNALAAIAVASQFKVGPDAIKRALSNFKPASMRLDPLNVNGIFVINDSYNSNPASMKTALDAIRAYNGGSKWIVSGDMLELGPEAAHFHRMAGKLIANSAATGLFTFGKLSRHTLSGAFASGMEKKSLRHCGTHDEIADILKTVAREGDVVLVKGSRGMRMEKVIERLKG